A section of the Lineus longissimus chromosome 1, tnLinLong1.2, whole genome shotgun sequence genome encodes:
- the LOC135492305 gene encoding uncharacterized protein LOC135492305 codes for MPTAMEEVYIGMLGLTDSIPVYDANQNRIKREIVKILNAQGNELGPCLREFHIFTTLVELDLMGNKLVDADLETLHVSCSLRSLNLSNNDLHEVPLDVENGLKNLTKVILQGNPNLNIPKCIQNLCGLKKLKHLDLSHTKISTIPEDVRKIQTIEELNISDTTILEGEIPAGVFSLKNLKVLITNEAFGRYEGNQLEELFEDQILDNMAIQPTDEGKILWKYSRGHALKLMKKVKKMELKRQWPDEGSKVLELWLNSSMLGGLGEKGVDDLFKNMRNIHGFQQITLLSLCTNDLYQIPNLRHFDNIRQLGLCRNNLWAIPAHVLSLPNLTNLYITDNQIEKLIFNTDDFPMLNELHLQGNPICRDYDAAEACLESRKNLKQSQCAIQGLKEVMIRGSNLPRAETDECEATEGNSMHPGTMYPEGPSGHFPSQYPNPAIQYPRPQGYPQTPYGVQGYGPPPLGTPPSQRHPQPCVPSSQDLDEAGIFKVLDASYVEDIDGVTERNLRPKIETSDAWQEIADELGMTRDEKDLLFTDSKKEQHKTLMWLLLRKWEAADKSLGSLYRLLILKGYKQVARILKDGVVDNLQAKGELKKRLGEKALDVVPQSSPHVFIPAQGANPYDSQVPQAGQYAYQPGPQPTAMYEASGYPTYQQRVPQYQDPRQGYQGLPQSTYPAYRASPPPSYSMLDDTRSRRTSQPDSSFGTLPSDYKLPDMTALNISNQTSYQSSQVGQPGNYPQSRQMPSQEYTVDYFGKRPSAGSISSLPATENQNLSGSPRPQHRHSVDNTASSLSATEVKQVPFREQESLQQIQAPAAMQAQGMQGQPLVSYTGQAAGQPRPTAMQPAGPSQNAYQTERRGSEESDRVPCQSDDPSMIPPPVMDYLGAPQQSSMRRSVGSYPTMTDTQEPGMTDETMYRKVLVSASSTETEPAGFSDEAVLRKQLSLHKDS; via the exons ATGCCCACAGCCATGGAGGAGGTGTACATTGGAATGCTGGGGCTGACCGACTCCATCCCGGTCTACGACGCAAACCAGAACCGAATCAAGAGAGAAATCGTGAAAATCTTAAACGCACAAGGGAATGAACTCGGGCCGTGTTTAAGGGAATTTCACATCTTCACAACATTGGTGGAGTTGGATTTGATGGGTAATAAGTTGGTTGATGCCGACTTGGAAACGCTGCATGTTTCTTGTAGTTTGCGCTCGTTGAACTTGTCCAATAATGACTTACATGAGGTGCCGTTGGATGTGGAAAATGGTTTGAAGAACTTGACCAAGGTTATTCTTCAAGGAAACCCAAACCTTAACATACCCAAGTGCATCCAGAATCTTTGTGGACTGAAGAAATTGAAACATCTTGACCTGTCACACACGAAAATCTCGACAATTCCTGAAGACGTTCGTAAGATTCAGACCATTGAGGAGTTGAATATTAGCGATACGACGATTCTCGAAGGGGAAATCCCAGCTGGCGTGTTCTCTCTGAAGAACCTGAAGGTTCTTATCACGAATGAGGCATTTGGACGTTATGAAGGAAACCAACTTGAGGAATTATTCGAGGATCAGATTCTTGATAACATGGCCATCCAACCGACAGACGAGGGGAAGATACTCTGGAAGTACAGCCGTGGACACGCTCTTAAGTTGATGAAAAAAGTCAAGAAGATGGAGCTGAAGAGACAGTGGCCTGATGAGGGAAGCAAGGTCCTCGAGCTGTGGTTGAATTCCAGCATGCTCGGAGGCCTTGGAGAGAAAGGCGTGGACGATTTGTTCAAGAACATGCGGAACATTCATGGTTTTCAGCAAATCACGCTCCTCTCCTTGTGCACTAATGATCTGTACCAAATTCCAAACCTGAGACACTTTGACAACATACGTCAGCTTGGGTTGTGTCGGAACAACCTTTGGGCGATCCCAGCCCACGTTCTCTCACTGCCCAACTTGACAAACTTGTATATAACAGACAACCAAATTGAGAAGCTAATCTTCAATACCGACGATTTCCCTATGCTGAACGAGTTGCATCTTCAAGGGAATCCAATATGTCGGGATTATGATGCCGCAGAGGCTTGCTTGGAGAGTAGGAAAAATCTGAAGCAATCCCAGTGTGCTATTCAGGGCCTGAAGGAAGTCATGATTAGGGGGTCCAATCTGCCTAGGGCTGAAACAGATGAATGTGAG GCCACTGAAGGAAATTCCATGCACCCTGGCACCATGTATCCAGAAGGACCATCAGGCCACTTTCCTTCTCAGTACCCAAATCCTGCCATCCAGTACCCCAGGCCACAGGGTTATCCACAGACACCCTATG GTGTACAAGGATATGGCCCTCCACCATTGGGAACTCCACCCTCTCAGAGACATCCTCAGCCATGCGTACCATCGTCTCAG GACCTCGACGAAGCAGGCATTTTCAAGGTCCTCGATGCTTCATATGTTGAAGACATCGATGGTGTCACCGAGCGAAATCTACGGCCCAAGATTGAGACATCTGATGCCTGGCAAGAAATTGCTGATGAATTGGGCATGACTCGAGATGAGAAGGATCTGTTGTTTACGGATTCTAAGAAGGAGCAACACAAGACGTTGATGTGGCTCCTGTTGAGGAAATGGGAGGCAGCTGACAAGTCATTGGGGTCTCTCTATCGTCTGCTCATTCTGAAGGGATATAAACAAGTCGCACGCATTCTGAAAGATGGGGTCGTGGATAATTTGCAAGCCAAGGGAGAATTGAAGAAGCGACTGGGTGAGAAAGCGCTGGACGTTGTACCACAGAGTTCACCTCATGTATTTATCCCTGCACAAGGCGCCAACCCGTATGACTCCCAGGTTCCACAGGCAGGACAGTACGCATACCAACCTGGTCCACAACCAACCGCTATGTACGAAGCATCTGGTTACCCTACGTACCAACAAAGGGTTCCTCAGTACCAGGATCCTCGGCAAGGTTACCAAGGCCTTCCCCAGTCGACGTACCCTGCTTACCGAGCCAGTCCCCCTCCTTCATACAGTATGCTCGATGACACTAGGTCTCGTCGGACAAGTCAACCAGACTCAAGTTTCGGGACTCTTCCGTCAGATTACAAGCTTCCCGACATGACAGCTCTAAACATCTCAAATCAGACTTCATACCAGTCTTCCCAAGTGGGCCAGCCTGGCAACTACCCCCAAAGTAGGCAAATGCCTTCACAGGAATATACCGTAGACTATTTTGGTAAGAGGCCATCAGCTGGAAGCATAAGCAGTCTGCCGGCTACAGAGAATCAGAATTTGTCTGGTTCACCGAGACCCCAACATAGACATTCAGTTGATAATACGGCTTCCTCCTTATCTGCTACGGAGGTAAAACAGGTTCCCTTTCGTGAGCAAGAATCTCTGCAGCAAATTCAAGCTCCGGCTGCTATGCAAGCCCAAGGCATGCAGGGTCAACCTCTAGTGTCGTACACTGGGCAAGCAGCTGGTCAGCCGAGACCTACGGCCATGCAGCCAGCTGGCCCCTCTCAAAATGCATACCAGACTGAGAGGAGAGGGTCAGAAGAGTCTGACCGCGTACCTTGCCAGAGTGATGACCCAAGCATGATCCCTCCACCAGTGATGGACTATCTAGGCGCACCCCAGCAATCCTCCATGCGGCGTTCAGTGGGTAGCTACCCGACAATGACCGACACCCAGGAGCCTGGAATGACAGATGAGACAATGTACAGGAAGGTATTAGTCAGTGCGAGCTCTACTGAAACAGAGCCCGCAGGTTTCTCTGATGAGGCTGTGTTAAGGAAGCAATTGTCCCTTCATAAGGATAGTTAA